In Megalopta genalis isolate 19385.01 chromosome 7, iyMegGena1_principal, whole genome shotgun sequence, a single window of DNA contains:
- the Abl gene encoding tyrosine-protein kinase Abl isoform X1: MGAQQTKERIVPAGSTARQTRKQPRNLKESRLVGSNIFTEHSEALLQSRPLPHIPALPDGDPPSGSGIQPISQQVNIQQHTGVPSTGLLEAANRWTSKENLLAQEEDDPQLFVALYDFQAGGENQLSLKKGEQVRILSYNKSGEWCEAHSSTGQVGWVPSNYVTPVNSLEKHSWYHGRISRNAAEYLLSSGINGSFLVRESESSPGQRSISLRYEGRVYHYRINEDSEGKMFVTTESKFNTLAELVHHHSMLADGLITQLLYPAPKHNKPTVFPLSPEPDEWEINRTDIVMRHKLGGGQYGDVYEAVWKRYNMTVAVKTLKEDTMALKDFLEEAAIMKEMKHRNLVQLIGVCTREPPFYIITEFMSKGNLLDYLRNESKHQINAVVLMHMATQIASGMSYLESRNFIHRDLAARNCLVGENHLVKVADFGLARLMRDDTYTAHAGAKFPIKWTAPEGLAYNKFSTKSDVWAFGILLWEIATYGMSPYPGVDLTDVYHMLEKGYRMECPPGCPPKVYELMRQCWQWAAADRPTFKEIHHSLENMFQESSITEEVEKQLQGGGEIPLLSYKKSQTGSTGNIHGLVLVSEPLPSSETTSSVTKLSTFTGGLSSKNNSSMVQMRRSTNKKGKQAPAPPKRTSLLSSCSSFRDSAYQEQDIQNTESNTMILDDATDLNGIDKILEGIARDLATMAQGTIAAGGCEIEEDGEGSQGTAEPNFMSQPSTSPEPIPGLSCSQKQIKSRPYPSKEPLPPKVVQVGALEVQNVKRAINRYGTLPKGARIGAFLESIRQSSMPSNQESASITSAMTPGSVEQHDASIDSSQHRSLSPRQSNLRSQPQMTRSNSSSGVVNTYQPPNSPRGRVVAVRKNNQSDGVGLRTFRVSSNSNFRTASPSRSVQPSLADLEFPPPPADLPPPPDEAFSTPEQVDLPPPISCAEISQVRSSPLSIRKAKSSDWRTKEEDSEQQEDRNDVSNAEPSVKEASSRFGVNLRRREAQDNAPRTSDNKRTGFKSRIETVEPAAPPEEAPPPPPPPPPPVSMSTPPDSFERKPGMKEMLELKLINEIKQSAETKHGGTAKKPGITSSTPSAPLDPASQLLSELCASFNMDSGQRHAQNEYAVSTLKTNETPQDQQQQTHNIYKDSSVSSPVTESILSSGNVGFKLKRVDKRSNPQKEETPDGQIIDFKARLRKVENTEKEKSMEDKSNITEQSSESEEQQDDKRRSTGSISSLKKLWENKESCDSQPHSPKLSVRGGSGKSEMLDQTEDSPEDHSGASTRSQSSGSKSDTRLWPPPEPEKPVVPAKPLKPLCSSAKHFCSSIYATPNCTKSQHTEDDLSKQNTDSRTAKQAVLELSTLIESSVLNLKSNSTIVMTSWLQLSDKVGLLHGMCTNLADSGIAPHARFQFRELLSRLELQARQLRAAGTRNVAENTRLLTDLQNTIKDVVNAVQR; the protein is encoded by the exons AAGCTCTTTTGCAAAGCAGACCGCTACCTCACATTCCGGCATTGCCAGATGGTGATCCTCCAAGCGGTTCCGGCATTCAGCCAATTTCACAGCAAGTAAATATTCAACAACATACTGGTGTTCCTTCAACAGGGCTTTTAGAAGCTGCAAACag gTGGACCAGTAAGGAAAACCTATTAGCTCAAGAAGAGGATGATCCACAATTGTTTGTTGCTCTCTATGATTTTCAAGCAGGAGGAGAGAATCAGCTTAGTCTTAAGAAAG GAGAACAAGTTCGTATTCTGAGTTATAATAAAAGTGGTGAATGGTGTGAAGCTCATTCAAGTACTGGTCAAGTGGGTTGGGTTCCATCAAATTATGTTACCCCAGTAAATTCTCTAGAAAAACATTCTTGGTACCATGGAAGAATATCCAGGAATGCTGCTGAGTATTTGTTGAGTTCTGGCATAAATGGTAGCTTTTTGGTTCGTGAATCAGAAAGCAGTCCAGGTCAACGTAGTATTTCTCTGCGATATGAAGGCCGAGTTTATCATTATAGGATTAATGAAGACAGTGAAGGAAAG ATGTTTGTCACCACTGAAAGCAAATTTAATACTCTAGCAGAACTTGTACATCATCATTCAATGCTCGCCGATGGTTTAATCACACAATTACTTTATCCTGCACCAAAGCACAATAAACCCACTGTTTTCCCACTTAGTCCGG AACCAGATGAATGGGAAATCAATAGAACAGATATAGTCATGAGACATAAATTAGGAGGGGGACAATATGGAGATGTCTATGAAGCTGTTTGGAAGAGGTACAACATGACTGTTGCTGTAAAGACATTAAAG GAGGATACAATGGCTTTAAAAGACTTCTTAGAGGAAGCTGCCATCATGAAGGAGATGAAGCACAGAAATCTAGTTCAGTTAATAGGTGTATGTACTCGCGAACCGCCTTTTTACATCATTACTGAATTTATGAGTAAGGGGAACCTGTTAGATTATTTACGGAACGAAAGCaaacatcaaattaatgcagtgGTTCTGATGCATATGGCAACTCAAATCGCTAGTGGAATGAGTTACCTAGAAAGCAGAAATTTCATTCACAG AGATCTAGCTGCTCGAAACTGCCTAGTGGGTGAAAATCATCTAGTGAAGGTCGCTGACTTCGGCTTGGCCCGGTTAATGAGAGATGATACCTACACTGCTCATGCTGGAGCGAAATTCCCTATAAAGTGGACTGCtccagaaggattagcttacaataaattctctacAAAG TCTGATGTATGGGCATTTGGAATCTTGCTGTGGGAAATAGCAACCTATGGCATGTCTCCATATCCTGGTGTTGATTTAACGGATGTGTATCATATGCTGGAAAAAGGATACAGAATGGAATGTCCGCCTGGATGTCCACCAAAAGTTTATGAATTAATGCGTCAGTGCTGGCAGTGGGCAGCTGCTGATCGGCCAACTTTTAAAGAAATTCATCACTCCCTGGAAAATATGTTTCAAGAATCCAGTATTACCGAAG aagtTGAAAAGCAGCTTCAAGGTGGAGGAGAAATACCTTTACTATCATACAAGAAATCTCAAACTGGTAGTACTGGAAATATCCATGGACTTGTCCTTGTCTCTGAACCATTACCATCTTCAG AAACTACTAGTTCTGTAACGAAACTGAGTACATTCACGGGTGGCTTGTCGAGTAAGAACAATAGCAGCATGGTACAGATGAGGCGTTCTACAAATAAAAAAGGAAAGCAAGCTCCAGCACCACCCAAAAGAACCAG CTTGCTGTCGTCGTGCAGTTCGTTCCGCGACTCTGCGTATCAAGAGCAAGATATTCAGAACACTGAATCGAACACCATGATTCTTGACGACGCCACGGATCTAAATGGTATTGATAAGATACTCGAAG GTATTGCGAGAGATCTCGCGACGATGGCTCAAGGAACGATTGCTGCAGGAGGCTGCGAAATCGAGGAGGATGGAGAGGGTTCCCAGGGTACGGCGGAACCGAACTTCATGTCTCAACCTTCAACGTCCCCGGAACCTATACCTGGACTATCTTGTTCCCAAAAACAAATTAAATCAAGACCTTATCCATCAAAGGAACCGTTACCACCGAAG GTGGTACAAGTAGGAGCTTTAGAAGTACAGAACGTAAAACGAGCCATTAATCGTTACGGTACATTACCCAAAGGTGCTAGAATTGGCGCATTTCTTGAGTCAATTCGTCAAAGCAGCATGCCGTCGAATCAAGAATCTGCTTCAATAACTTCTGCAATGACACCTGGTTCAGTAGAGCAACATGATGCTTCCATTGACAGCTCTCAACACAGATCGCTTTCGCCTCGCCAAAGCAATCTGAGGAGTCAGCCTCAAATGACTCGCAGCAATTCTTCAAGCGGTGTTGTCAATACTTACCAACCTCCGAATTCTCCTCGTGGCCGGGTTGTAGCTGTGAGGAAGAACAACCAATCCGATGGTGTTGGTCTCAGAACTTTTCGAGTCTCAAGTAACTCCAACTTTCGTACTGCAAGTCCCTCGAGGTCTGTTCAACCGTCGTTAGCCGATTTAGAATTTCCTCCTCCACCCGCTGACCTGCCACCACCTCCGGACGAAGCTTTCTCTACCCCGGAACAGGTTGATCTTCCACCTCCTATTTCTTGTGCAGAAATTTCTCAAGTGAGAAGTTCTCCTCTCTCTATACGAAAGGCAAAGAGTTCGGACTGGCGAACGAAGGAGGAAGACAGCGAACAACAAGAAGATAGAAACGATGTTAGTAACGCAGAGCCCTCTGTTAAAGAAGCTAGTTCGAGATTCGGGGTTAATCTGAGGCGCAGAGAAGCTCAAGACAACGCGCCTAGAACTTCCGATAATAAAAGAACGGGGTTTAAATCTAGAATAGAAACGGTTGAACCTGCTGCTCCACCGGAGGAAGCGCCACCTCCCCCTCCACCTCCGCCACCACCGGTTTCTATGAGTACACCCCCCGACAGCTTCGAGCGTAAACCTGGCATGAAAGAGATGTTAGAATTGAAATTGATAAATGAGATTAAACAAAGCGCAGAGACGAAGCATGGAGGGACTGCGAAAAAACCTGGAATCACGAGCAGTACCCCGTCTGCACCCTTGGATCCAGCGTCGCAGTTACTTTCGGAACTCTGTGCTAGTTTTAATATGGATTCTGGTCAGAG ACACGCCCAAAACGAATATGCTGTGTCAACTTTAAAAACCAATGAGACGCCACAAGATCAACAGCAACAAACTCACAACATTTACAAGGACTCGTCAGTGTCGTCTCCAGTGACCGAGTCTATTCTATCCAGTGGAAACGTAGGATTTAAATTGAAAAGAGTGGATAAGCGGAGCAATCCACAAAAGGAAGAGACTCCTGATGGGCAAATAATTGATTTCAAGGCTAGACTCCGAAAAGTCGAAAATACAGAAAAAGAAAAGTCTATGGAGGACAAAAGCAATATTACCGAGCAGTCCTCAGAAtcagaagagcaacaagatgaCAAGCGTAGAAGTACTGGCAGTATTAGTAGTTTGAAAAAGCTTTGGGAAAATAAAGAATCGTGTGATAGTCAGCCTCACAGTCCGAAGCTTAGTGTTCGAGGAGGCAGTGGTAAATCGGAAATGCTTGATCAGACCGAAGATTCGCCGGAAGACCACAGTGGAGCCTCAACCCGCAGCCAGAG TTCTGGTAGCAAAAGCGATACTAGATTATGGCCCCCGCCTGAACCAGAGAAACCTGTCGTGCCAGCAAAACCGCTAAAACCTCTCTGTTCTTCAGCGAAACATTTCTGCTCTTCAATATATGCAACACCCAATTGTACGAAGTCTCAGCATACAGAAGATGATTTAAGTAAGCAGAACACAGATTCAAGAACCGCAAAACAGGCTGTATTGGAGCTCTCGACGTTGATCGAAAGTAGTGTACTAAATCTGAAAAGTAATTCGACGATAGTAATGACTAGTTGGCTACAACTATCTGACAAGGTAGGGCTGTTGCACGGCATGTGCACAAACCTTGCAGATAGTGGCATTGCTCCACACGCTCGGTTTCAATTCCGCGAGCTTCTATCTAGATTAGAGCTCCAGGCACGGCAGCTTCGGGCTGCTGGTACACGAAATGTTGCAGAGAATACGAGACTTCTCACCGACTTGCAAAACACGATAAAAGACGTGGTTAATGCTGTGCAAAGATAA
- the Abl gene encoding tyrosine-protein kinase Abl isoform X5, producing the protein MGAQQTKERIVPAGSTARQTRKQPRNLKESRLVGSNIFTEHSEALLQSRPLPHIPALPDGDPPSGSGIQPISQQVNIQQHTGVPSTGLLEAANRWTSKENLLAQEEDDPQLFVALYDFQAGGENQLSLKKGEQVRILSYNKSGEWCEAHSSTGQVGWVPSNYVTPVNSLEKHSWYHGRISRNAAEYLLSSGINGSFLVRESESSPGQRSISLRYEGRVYHYRINEDSEGKMFVTTESKFNTLAELVHHHSMLADGLITQLLYPAPKHNKPTVFPLSPEPDEWEINRTDIVMRHKLGGGQYGDVYEAVWKRYNMTVAVKTLKEDTMALKDFLEEAAIMKEMKHRNLVQLIGVCTREPPFYIITEFMSKGNLLDYLRNESKHQINAVVLMHMATQIASGMSYLESRNFIHRDLAARNCLVGENHLVKVADFGLARLMRDDTYTAHAGAKFPIKWTAPEGLAYNKFSTKSDVWAFGILLWEIATYGMSPYPGVDLTDVYHMLEKGYRMECPPGCPPKVYELMRQCWQWAAADRPTFKEIHHSLENMFQESSITEEVEKQLQGGGEIPLLSYKKSQTGSTGNIHGLVLVSEPLPSSETTSSVTKLSTFTGGLSSKNNSSMVQMRRSTNKKGKQAPAPPKRTSLLSSCSSFRDSAYQEQDIQNTESNTMILDDATDLNGGCEIEEDGEGSQGTAEPNFMSQPSTSPEPIPGLSCSQKQIKSRPYPSKEPLPPKVVQVGALEVQNVKRAINRYGTLPKGARIGAFLESIRQSSMPSNQESASITSAMTPGSVEQHDASIDSSQHRSLSPRQSNLRSQPQMTRSNSSSGVVNTYQPPNSPRGRVVAVRKNNQSDGVGLRTFRVSSNSNFRTASPSRSVQPSLADLEFPPPPADLPPPPDEAFSTPEQVDLPPPISCAEISQVRSSPLSIRKAKSSDWRTKEEDSEQQEDRNDVSNAEPSVKEASSRFGVNLRRREAQDNAPRTSDNKRTGFKSRIETVEPAAPPEEAPPPPPPPPPPVSMSTPPDSFERKPGMKEMLELKLINEIKQSAETKHGGTAKKPGITSSTPSAPLDPASQLLSELCASFNMDSGQRHAQNEYAVSTLKTNETPQDQQQQTHNIYKDSSVSSPVTESILSSGNVGFKLKRVDKRSNPQKEETPDGQIIDFKARLRKVENTEKEKSMEDKSNITEQSSESEEQQDDKRRSTGSISSLKKLWENKESCDSQPHSPKLSVRGGSGKSEMLDQTEDSPEDHSGASTRSQSSGSKSDTRLWPPPEPEKPVVPAKPLKPLCSSAKHFCSSIYATPNCTKSQHTEDDLSKQNTDSRTAKQAVLELSTLIESSVLNLKSNSTIVMTSWLQLSDKVGLLHGMCTNLADSGIAPHARFQFRELLSRLELQARQLRAAGTRNVAENTRLLTDLQNTIKDVVNAVQR; encoded by the exons AAGCTCTTTTGCAAAGCAGACCGCTACCTCACATTCCGGCATTGCCAGATGGTGATCCTCCAAGCGGTTCCGGCATTCAGCCAATTTCACAGCAAGTAAATATTCAACAACATACTGGTGTTCCTTCAACAGGGCTTTTAGAAGCTGCAAACag gTGGACCAGTAAGGAAAACCTATTAGCTCAAGAAGAGGATGATCCACAATTGTTTGTTGCTCTCTATGATTTTCAAGCAGGAGGAGAGAATCAGCTTAGTCTTAAGAAAG GAGAACAAGTTCGTATTCTGAGTTATAATAAAAGTGGTGAATGGTGTGAAGCTCATTCAAGTACTGGTCAAGTGGGTTGGGTTCCATCAAATTATGTTACCCCAGTAAATTCTCTAGAAAAACATTCTTGGTACCATGGAAGAATATCCAGGAATGCTGCTGAGTATTTGTTGAGTTCTGGCATAAATGGTAGCTTTTTGGTTCGTGAATCAGAAAGCAGTCCAGGTCAACGTAGTATTTCTCTGCGATATGAAGGCCGAGTTTATCATTATAGGATTAATGAAGACAGTGAAGGAAAG ATGTTTGTCACCACTGAAAGCAAATTTAATACTCTAGCAGAACTTGTACATCATCATTCAATGCTCGCCGATGGTTTAATCACACAATTACTTTATCCTGCACCAAAGCACAATAAACCCACTGTTTTCCCACTTAGTCCGG AACCAGATGAATGGGAAATCAATAGAACAGATATAGTCATGAGACATAAATTAGGAGGGGGACAATATGGAGATGTCTATGAAGCTGTTTGGAAGAGGTACAACATGACTGTTGCTGTAAAGACATTAAAG GAGGATACAATGGCTTTAAAAGACTTCTTAGAGGAAGCTGCCATCATGAAGGAGATGAAGCACAGAAATCTAGTTCAGTTAATAGGTGTATGTACTCGCGAACCGCCTTTTTACATCATTACTGAATTTATGAGTAAGGGGAACCTGTTAGATTATTTACGGAACGAAAGCaaacatcaaattaatgcagtgGTTCTGATGCATATGGCAACTCAAATCGCTAGTGGAATGAGTTACCTAGAAAGCAGAAATTTCATTCACAG AGATCTAGCTGCTCGAAACTGCCTAGTGGGTGAAAATCATCTAGTGAAGGTCGCTGACTTCGGCTTGGCCCGGTTAATGAGAGATGATACCTACACTGCTCATGCTGGAGCGAAATTCCCTATAAAGTGGACTGCtccagaaggattagcttacaataaattctctacAAAG TCTGATGTATGGGCATTTGGAATCTTGCTGTGGGAAATAGCAACCTATGGCATGTCTCCATATCCTGGTGTTGATTTAACGGATGTGTATCATATGCTGGAAAAAGGATACAGAATGGAATGTCCGCCTGGATGTCCACCAAAAGTTTATGAATTAATGCGTCAGTGCTGGCAGTGGGCAGCTGCTGATCGGCCAACTTTTAAAGAAATTCATCACTCCCTGGAAAATATGTTTCAAGAATCCAGTATTACCGAAG aagtTGAAAAGCAGCTTCAAGGTGGAGGAGAAATACCTTTACTATCATACAAGAAATCTCAAACTGGTAGTACTGGAAATATCCATGGACTTGTCCTTGTCTCTGAACCATTACCATCTTCAG AAACTACTAGTTCTGTAACGAAACTGAGTACATTCACGGGTGGCTTGTCGAGTAAGAACAATAGCAGCATGGTACAGATGAGGCGTTCTACAAATAAAAAAGGAAAGCAAGCTCCAGCACCACCCAAAAGAACCAG CTTGCTGTCGTCGTGCAGTTCGTTCCGCGACTCTGCGTATCAAGAGCAAGATATTCAGAACACTGAATCGAACACCATGATTCTTGACGACGCCACGGATCTAAATG GAGGCTGCGAAATCGAGGAGGATGGAGAGGGTTCCCAGGGTACGGCGGAACCGAACTTCATGTCTCAACCTTCAACGTCCCCGGAACCTATACCTGGACTATCTTGTTCCCAAAAACAAATTAAATCAAGACCTTATCCATCAAAGGAACCGTTACCACCGAAG GTGGTACAAGTAGGAGCTTTAGAAGTACAGAACGTAAAACGAGCCATTAATCGTTACGGTACATTACCCAAAGGTGCTAGAATTGGCGCATTTCTTGAGTCAATTCGTCAAAGCAGCATGCCGTCGAATCAAGAATCTGCTTCAATAACTTCTGCAATGACACCTGGTTCAGTAGAGCAACATGATGCTTCCATTGACAGCTCTCAACACAGATCGCTTTCGCCTCGCCAAAGCAATCTGAGGAGTCAGCCTCAAATGACTCGCAGCAATTCTTCAAGCGGTGTTGTCAATACTTACCAACCTCCGAATTCTCCTCGTGGCCGGGTTGTAGCTGTGAGGAAGAACAACCAATCCGATGGTGTTGGTCTCAGAACTTTTCGAGTCTCAAGTAACTCCAACTTTCGTACTGCAAGTCCCTCGAGGTCTGTTCAACCGTCGTTAGCCGATTTAGAATTTCCTCCTCCACCCGCTGACCTGCCACCACCTCCGGACGAAGCTTTCTCTACCCCGGAACAGGTTGATCTTCCACCTCCTATTTCTTGTGCAGAAATTTCTCAAGTGAGAAGTTCTCCTCTCTCTATACGAAAGGCAAAGAGTTCGGACTGGCGAACGAAGGAGGAAGACAGCGAACAACAAGAAGATAGAAACGATGTTAGTAACGCAGAGCCCTCTGTTAAAGAAGCTAGTTCGAGATTCGGGGTTAATCTGAGGCGCAGAGAAGCTCAAGACAACGCGCCTAGAACTTCCGATAATAAAAGAACGGGGTTTAAATCTAGAATAGAAACGGTTGAACCTGCTGCTCCACCGGAGGAAGCGCCACCTCCCCCTCCACCTCCGCCACCACCGGTTTCTATGAGTACACCCCCCGACAGCTTCGAGCGTAAACCTGGCATGAAAGAGATGTTAGAATTGAAATTGATAAATGAGATTAAACAAAGCGCAGAGACGAAGCATGGAGGGACTGCGAAAAAACCTGGAATCACGAGCAGTACCCCGTCTGCACCCTTGGATCCAGCGTCGCAGTTACTTTCGGAACTCTGTGCTAGTTTTAATATGGATTCTGGTCAGAG ACACGCCCAAAACGAATATGCTGTGTCAACTTTAAAAACCAATGAGACGCCACAAGATCAACAGCAACAAACTCACAACATTTACAAGGACTCGTCAGTGTCGTCTCCAGTGACCGAGTCTATTCTATCCAGTGGAAACGTAGGATTTAAATTGAAAAGAGTGGATAAGCGGAGCAATCCACAAAAGGAAGAGACTCCTGATGGGCAAATAATTGATTTCAAGGCTAGACTCCGAAAAGTCGAAAATACAGAAAAAGAAAAGTCTATGGAGGACAAAAGCAATATTACCGAGCAGTCCTCAGAAtcagaagagcaacaagatgaCAAGCGTAGAAGTACTGGCAGTATTAGTAGTTTGAAAAAGCTTTGGGAAAATAAAGAATCGTGTGATAGTCAGCCTCACAGTCCGAAGCTTAGTGTTCGAGGAGGCAGTGGTAAATCGGAAATGCTTGATCAGACCGAAGATTCGCCGGAAGACCACAGTGGAGCCTCAACCCGCAGCCAGAG TTCTGGTAGCAAAAGCGATACTAGATTATGGCCCCCGCCTGAACCAGAGAAACCTGTCGTGCCAGCAAAACCGCTAAAACCTCTCTGTTCTTCAGCGAAACATTTCTGCTCTTCAATATATGCAACACCCAATTGTACGAAGTCTCAGCATACAGAAGATGATTTAAGTAAGCAGAACACAGATTCAAGAACCGCAAAACAGGCTGTATTGGAGCTCTCGACGTTGATCGAAAGTAGTGTACTAAATCTGAAAAGTAATTCGACGATAGTAATGACTAGTTGGCTACAACTATCTGACAAGGTAGGGCTGTTGCACGGCATGTGCACAAACCTTGCAGATAGTGGCATTGCTCCACACGCTCGGTTTCAATTCCGCGAGCTTCTATCTAGATTAGAGCTCCAGGCACGGCAGCTTCGGGCTGCTGGTACACGAAATGTTGCAGAGAATACGAGACTTCTCACCGACTTGCAAAACACGATAAAAGACGTGGTTAATGCTGTGCAAAGATAA